A part of Streptomyces sp. NBC_01451 genomic DNA contains:
- a CDS encoding pyridoxal phosphate-dependent aminotransferase, whose amino-acid sequence MADNVTSLFRSTAAHSPSMAALARESDGTGPVDFCIPCNPYFPTPAMMDTMSARLRDIITFYPSSADTITAELCNLLQLPPQAVAMGNGSTELITWIDHLLVRESLAVPVPTFGRWTDQPMETGKRVDMFPLQESSGFNLDLAQYAEFIRARGTRVAVICNPNNPDGGFLHKHALVQFMDAMADLDLIIIDESFLEFADAEAEPSVVQEAMIRPNVIVLRSLGKNFGLHGIRFGYMVANPSLAGRVRSMLPKWNLNAFAEYVVFMLKEHGQEYMQSLHQVRRDRLDMASQLSALPGLTVYPSQGNFLFVRLPVGAEGTVVRDRMLTEHRILIRECGNKIGSSSRFVRLVVRPQVDVRRLVSGLEQVLYGTRRGAAVPELGSGMNYSSGTAAVDRLVSATNGGGMPGLAAQALGTGMPGLAAAAAAGTGMPTPMQAPMPAQMPAAMQMPAAMSAQSYGGAGQSYGGAGMQMQQAPMQQQQPQQVPQPQMQQPQMQMQQPPVPQQPQPQQMGQQQPTPSGVPARNGLTAAQVRGTTGPGLAPAPATGWPAAQSWPNAAGMGQAG is encoded by the coding sequence ATGGCCGACAACGTCACCTCGCTCTTTCGCAGCACGGCGGCGCACAGCCCCTCGATGGCTGCGCTCGCGCGAGAGAGCGACGGGACCGGCCCGGTCGACTTCTGTATCCCGTGCAACCCGTACTTCCCCACCCCCGCCATGATGGACACCATGTCGGCGCGGCTGCGTGACATCATCACGTTCTACCCGAGCAGCGCCGACACGATCACCGCCGAGCTGTGCAACCTGCTCCAACTGCCGCCGCAGGCAGTGGCGATGGGCAACGGCTCGACCGAACTGATCACGTGGATCGACCACTTGCTGGTCCGCGAATCCCTCGCCGTCCCCGTCCCCACCTTCGGCCGCTGGACCGACCAGCCCATGGAGACCGGCAAGCGGGTCGACATGTTCCCGCTCCAGGAGTCCAGCGGCTTCAACCTCGACCTCGCCCAGTACGCCGAGTTCATCCGCGCGCGCGGCACCCGTGTCGCCGTCATCTGCAACCCCAACAACCCCGACGGCGGCTTCCTGCACAAGCACGCACTCGTGCAGTTCATGGACGCGATGGCCGACCTCGATCTGATCATCATCGACGAGTCGTTCCTGGAGTTCGCCGACGCGGAGGCGGAACCGAGCGTCGTGCAGGAGGCGATGATCCGCCCCAACGTGATCGTCCTGCGCAGCCTCGGCAAGAACTTCGGCCTGCACGGCATCCGCTTCGGCTACATGGTCGCCAACCCGTCGCTCGCGGGCCGCGTCCGTTCCATGCTGCCGAAGTGGAACCTCAACGCCTTCGCCGAGTACGTGGTGTTCATGCTCAAGGAGCACGGCCAGGAGTACATGCAGAGTCTCCACCAGGTGCGCCGTGACCGCCTCGACATGGCCAGCCAGCTCTCCGCGCTGCCCGGTCTGACGGTCTATCCGTCGCAGGGCAACTTCCTCTTCGTGCGCCTCCCCGTCGGCGCCGAGGGCACCGTGGTCCGGGACCGGATGCTCACCGAGCACCGCATCCTGATCCGCGAGTGCGGCAACAAGATCGGCTCGTCCAGCCGCTTCGTGCGTCTCGTGGTGCGCCCCCAGGTGGACGTACGTCGCCTGGTGTCCGGCCTGGAACAGGTGCTCTACGGGACCAGGAGGGGAGCCGCCGTACCCGAGCTGGGTTCAGGGATGAACTACAGCTCGGGCACGGCGGCGGTGGACCGGCTGGTCAGTGCCACCAACGGGGGCGGTATGCCGGGCCTTGCCGCTCAGGCCCTCGGTACCGGTATGCCGGGGCTCGCAGCAGCCGCGGCAGCCGGTACCGGCATGCCGACGCCCATGCAGGCTCCCATGCCGGCGCAGATGCCGGCCGCCATGCAGATGCCGGCGGCGATGTCCGCGCAGAGCTACGGCGGCGCGGGCCAGAGTTACGGCGGTGCGGGCATGCAGATGCAGCAGGCGCCCATGCAGCAGCAGCAACCGCAGCAGGTCCCGCAGCCCCAGATGCAGCAGCCCCAGATGCAGATGCAGCAGCCGCCGGTCCCCCAGCAGCCGCAGCCCCAGCAGATGGGCCAGCAGCAGCCCACCCCCTCCGGTGTCCCGGCCCGCAACGGCCTCACGGCCGCCCAGGTCCGCGGCACCACGGGGCCGGGCCTGGCCCCGGCCCCGGCGACGGGCTGGCCCGCCGCGCAGAGCTGGCCGAACGCGGCGGGCATGGGGCAGGCGGGCTGA